In Fibrobacter sp. UWB5, a single window of DNA contains:
- the uvrC gene encoding excinuclease ABC subunit UvrC, which yields MISVNEHIQRRLTELPDRPGVYIMKNAQGKIIYIGKAKVLKNRVRSYFDGSEHNGHRAATLMLPHIRDIEWIITESEEEALILEANLIRKHTPKYNVLLKDDKHFPYLAFSVKEPFPRLSLSRSVKKDGRQYYGPYMGSRYIDKLIDISARLFKIRECSMELPAKHPVRPCLNYHIGRCSAPCAGLITQEEYAKDVESTRLMLEGKRDDLIDKWQREMEEASANLDFETAMKKRDAIQALQASGTHQKTDTSDPNLSLDVVTLRRNGDMAAAVILEYRKGVLMGRRHYRLECKLEDDETEIFRQMVLPWYMEAPLIPAEIATDIVLPEDREILEQALSEKAGRKVRFSSPQRGEKLGFLKLAGANADMILVEMRAEVQKYSEIDQSVFELQKVLGLKKTPFRIECVDISHLSGTNTVASLVAFKNGRPDKANYRKFIIKTVEGVDDFASMREVMTRRIRRLENEGVPMPDLWVCDGGKGQVDATMQILKELGHDQDLPLIGLAKRLEEIVFPDDRKSIVLHRTSPALKLLQNARDEAHRFAITYQRSKRKKDLEVEWLKMPGVGHETRVKILSKYRSAEAFMAAPIEDIEILLGKVRGNNLRDQVAKYCADFIRPSGLDDNKDSEG from the coding sequence ATGATTTCTGTAAATGAACATATACAGCGGCGACTGACGGAATTGCCGGACCGGCCGGGCGTTTACATCATGAAGAACGCCCAAGGGAAAATCATTTACATCGGAAAGGCTAAAGTTCTAAAGAACCGCGTCCGCAGTTACTTCGACGGCTCCGAGCACAACGGCCACCGTGCGGCCACGCTGATGCTCCCCCACATTCGCGACATCGAGTGGATTATTACCGAAAGCGAAGAAGAGGCGCTGATTCTAGAAGCAAACCTGATCCGAAAGCACACGCCCAAGTACAACGTGCTCCTGAAGGACGACAAGCACTTTCCGTACCTGGCGTTCTCGGTCAAGGAACCGTTCCCGAGGCTATCGCTTTCGCGCTCGGTCAAGAAGGACGGTCGCCAGTATTACGGCCCGTACATGGGTTCGCGATACATCGACAAGCTCATCGACATATCGGCAAGGCTGTTCAAAATTCGCGAATGTTCCATGGAACTGCCGGCCAAGCACCCCGTGCGCCCCTGCCTCAACTACCATATCGGGCGTTGCAGCGCCCCCTGTGCCGGGCTCATTACGCAAGAAGAGTACGCCAAGGATGTAGAAAGTACGCGCCTGATGCTCGAAGGCAAACGCGACGACTTGATTGACAAATGGCAGCGCGAGATGGAAGAAGCGAGTGCCAACCTGGATTTTGAAACCGCCATGAAAAAGCGCGATGCAATCCAGGCATTGCAGGCTTCCGGCACGCACCAGAAGACCGATACCAGCGACCCGAACTTGTCACTGGACGTGGTAACGCTCCGCCGTAATGGCGACATGGCCGCGGCCGTGATTTTGGAATACCGCAAGGGCGTGCTCATGGGGCGCAGGCATTACCGGCTGGAATGCAAACTCGAAGACGACGAGACCGAAATATTCAGGCAGATGGTGCTTCCTTGGTATATGGAGGCGCCCCTGATTCCTGCCGAAATCGCAACCGACATCGTGCTCCCGGAAGACCGCGAGATTCTGGAACAGGCACTTTCGGAAAAAGCCGGAAGAAAGGTGCGTTTTTCAAGCCCCCAGCGCGGCGAAAAGCTCGGATTCTTGAAACTAGCTGGCGCCAATGCCGACATGATTCTCGTGGAAATGCGCGCCGAAGTGCAAAAGTACAGCGAAATCGACCAGAGCGTATTCGAACTGCAAAAAGTTCTCGGACTCAAAAAGACGCCGTTCCGCATCGAGTGCGTGGATATTTCTCACCTTTCGGGCACGAACACCGTAGCTAGCCTTGTGGCCTTCAAGAACGGGCGCCCCGACAAAGCCAACTACCGCAAGTTTATCATCAAGACAGTGGAAGGAGTCGACGACTTCGCCAGCATGCGCGAAGTGATGACCCGCCGTATTCGCAGGCTCGAAAACGAGGGCGTACCCATGCCCGACTTGTGGGTATGCGACGGCGGTAAAGGCCAGGTAGACGCCACCATGCAGATTCTGAAGGAGCTCGGCCACGACCAAGATTTACCGCTCATCGGCCTCGCCAAGCGTCTCGAAGAAATCGTGTTCCCCGACGACCGCAAGAGCATCGTGCTGCACCGCACCAGCCCTGCACTAAAGCTTTTGCAGAATGCCCGCGACGAGGCGCACCGATTCGCCATCACCTACCAACGCAGCAAGCGCAAAAAGGACTTGGAAGTCGAATGGCTCAAGATGCCAGGTGTGGGTCACGAGACCCGCGTCAAGATTTTGAGCAAGTACAGAA
- a CDS encoding FISUMP domain-containing protein — translation MKKITTFLGCVGVVCLFWGCSDNDILTPNGPIAEEPAISSAKESPVASSSSSLTEAPATSSSSINGNSDPTPSSSDGKPGTVTITRDSIVKQDIDLSKIETPNYSSGVFCWSQECETKYAGMTSNPDLQSSSSALSIDIGMSEEAKVPPTISGNTMTDMRDNQSYKLETVAGVRWMAENLRYKTENGSFCEDKEGNDVCAKNKSVYYTYGVAQRVCPMGWRLPTADEVTAAAAAQPDSWWVIGGRFKLDEEGKVSEFGLNDGQGYIWIIQNGSNTSWRIKAYSGEDVEKAFQSSEGPRAYNVRCVEGADVE, via the coding sequence ATGAAAAAGATCACTACATTTTTGGGATGTGTGGGTGTGGTGTGCTTATTCTGGGGGTGTTCCGACAATGATATCTTGACCCCGAACGGACCTATTGCTGAAGAGCCTGCTATTTCTTCTGCAAAAGAATCTCCGGTCGCGTCATCTTCTTCATCATTAACGGAAGCTCCTGCAACAAGCTCTTCCTCTATTAATGGCAATTCGGACCCGACGCCGTCGTCCAGCGATGGAAAACCCGGCACGGTAACAATTACCCGTGATTCCATCGTCAAGCAAGACATTGACTTGAGCAAGATCGAAACCCCGAACTACAGCAGTGGCGTTTTCTGCTGGAGCCAGGAGTGCGAAACCAAGTATGCCGGAATGACTTCCAACCCGGATCTCCAGTCCTCGTCGTCTGCTCTCAGCATCGACATCGGCATGTCCGAAGAAGCAAAGGTTCCGCCGACCATCAGCGGCAACACCATGACGGATATGCGCGACAACCAATCCTATAAACTGGAAACGGTCGCTGGCGTCCGCTGGATGGCTGAAAACCTGAGGTACAAGACCGAAAACGGAAGTTTCTGCGAAGACAAGGAAGGCAACGACGTATGCGCCAAGAACAAGAGCGTGTACTACACTTACGGCGTTGCACAGAGAGTCTGCCCCATGGGCTGGCGTCTCCCGACCGCAGACGAAGTCACCGCCGCAGCCGCAGCCCAGCCCGATAGCTGGTGGGTCATTGGCGGAAGATTCAAGCTCGACGAAGAGGGCAAGGTCTCGGAATTCGGCCTGAACGACGGACAAGGCTACATCTGGATTATCCAAAACGGTAGCAACACCTCTTGGAGAATCAAGGCCTATTCCGGCGAAGATGTCGAAAAGGCATTCCAGTCCAGCGAAGGTCCCCGTGCCTACAACGTGCGCTGCGTCGAAGGCGCCGACGTCGAATAA
- a CDS encoding NADH-quinone oxidoreductase subunit A → MSNVEIFDTTFAMTILVVLALVVPTALLVANWFLHPGKIKGTSIKGTSYECGVAHVSGTSGERYPVKYYMVAMLFLVFDLEVAFLYPWTVQFLKGGWDLLFVLLGFLVILEAGYIYLVKKGILNWTRIQD, encoded by the coding sequence ATGTCGAACGTTGAAATCTTTGATACTACTTTTGCAATGACCATCCTTGTGGTCCTTGCACTCGTTGTTCCCACGGCCCTTTTGGTGGCAAACTGGTTCCTGCACCCCGGGAAAATCAAGGGGACCTCGATCAAAGGTACGTCCTACGAATGCGGTGTCGCGCATGTTTCCGGTACTTCGGGTGAACGATATCCCGTAAAGTATTACATGGTCGCCATGTTGTTCCTGGTCTTTGACCTCGAAGTGGCGTTCCTCTACCCCTGGACCGTTCAGTTCCTCAAGGGCGGCTGGGACTTGCTGTTCGTGTTGCTCGGATTCCTCGTGATTCTTGAAGCAGGCTATATCTACCTGGTCAAGAAGGGTATCCTCAACTGGACTCGAATCCAAGACTAA
- the argA gene encoding amino-acid N-acetyltransferase has product MNNATPDFNSQHFEVAGFIREVFGYMERFKGQLFVLKIEDDLMSHPLFPVLMRDIALLHKAGIRIIIVPGTRNSIDAQLKAWELESTFHAGVRLTSEEALPHIEQASLGVAQHIMSHLTASGLRGIQGNWVLARSMGVIDGVDYMRTGRIERIQRDILEQLLEEKFVPIIPPIGWNKLGHAYNISSTELATELCKYMKVGKLFFIGNQNGIKLEGLVTGRNTKYLEPTDSGVISAMDVDQAKELLELNSDQLDFAQMDYLMNAIRACEAGANRVHLLSGEFQGSVLQEVFSARGDGTMVYANQYSSIRPANIEDIPDILRIMQDYIDKGFLVPRTQESISEKLKDYVVYSIDNSIHGCGALHEFEDGMAEVAGIAVGANYRKSGIGDAIVRHLISVGRMKGYKKLFLLTTQALDWFYHFGFEDGTVSDLPKSKREHYNQKRKSRILILPLEK; this is encoded by the coding sequence ATGAATAACGCAACGCCTGACTTTAATTCGCAACATTTTGAAGTTGCCGGTTTTATTCGCGAAGTGTTCGGCTATATGGAACGCTTCAAGGGCCAGCTGTTTGTGCTGAAAATCGAGGATGACCTGATGAGTCACCCCCTTTTCCCGGTGCTTATGCGCGACATTGCGCTTTTGCACAAGGCGGGTATCCGCATTATTATCGTGCCGGGTACGCGTAACAGCATCGATGCCCAGCTCAAGGCGTGGGAACTGGAATCCACGTTCCATGCCGGCGTGCGTCTTACCAGCGAAGAGGCCTTGCCCCACATCGAGCAGGCTTCTCTCGGCGTTGCACAGCATATCATGAGCCATCTTACGGCAAGCGGCCTGAGGGGCATTCAGGGTAACTGGGTGCTGGCTCGTAGCATGGGCGTTATCGACGGTGTCGACTACATGCGCACCGGCCGTATCGAACGTATCCAGCGCGATATCCTGGAACAGCTTTTGGAAGAAAAGTTCGTGCCGATTATTCCGCCGATTGGCTGGAACAAGCTCGGACACGCCTACAATATCAGTTCTACTGAATTGGCGACCGAACTTTGCAAATATATGAAGGTGGGTAAGCTCTTCTTCATCGGTAACCAGAACGGTATCAAGCTCGAAGGCCTTGTGACCGGCCGGAACACCAAGTACCTGGAACCCACGGATTCGGGCGTTATTTCGGCTATGGACGTGGACCAGGCCAAGGAACTGTTGGAACTCAATTCCGACCAGCTTGACTTTGCGCAGATGGATTACCTGATGAATGCCATTCGGGCGTGCGAAGCGGGAGCGAACCGTGTTCACTTGCTGAGCGGTGAATTCCAGGGCAGCGTGCTGCAAGAAGTATTCAGCGCCCGCGGTGACGGTACCATGGTGTACGCCAACCAGTACTCCAGTATCAGGCCCGCGAACATCGAAGATATTCCCGATATCCTGCGCATTATGCAGGACTACATCGACAAGGGATTCTTGGTGCCGCGTACCCAGGAAAGCATTTCCGAAAAGCTCAAGGATTACGTTGTCTACAGCATTGACAACAGCATTCACGGCTGTGGCGCCTTGCACGAATTCGAAGACGGTATGGCCGAAGTCGCCGGCATTGCAGTGGGCGCGAATTACCGCAAGTCGGGCATTGGCGACGCCATCGTGCGCCACTTGATTTCTGTCGGCCGCATGAAGGGCTACAAGAAGTTGTTCTTGCTGACGACGCAGGCGCTCGATTGGTTCTACCACTTCGGATTCGAAGATGGTACGGTCAGCGATTTGCCCAAGAGCAAGCGCGAACATTACAACCAGAAACGGAAATCCCGTATCTTGATTCTTCCGCTGGAGAAATAA
- a CDS encoding nitroreductase, whose translation MNTLEAIKTRRSTRKFKAQPVELEKLQTIVDAGRFGPTGGNAQTNHFFVISDAAVIAKLKELVQSAFAAMELREDLYKSLKNSITLARKGNYSFCYTAPVLIVVANKKEYGNNMADVACAVENMMLAANELDLGSCYINQLKWLNEDPTLLEYLRSLGLKEDERVYASVAIGYADTESGLPNRTESPRIGNEVVFV comes from the coding sequence ATGAATACTCTTGAAGCTATCAAGACTCGTCGTAGTACCCGCAAGTTCAAGGCGCAGCCAGTGGAACTTGAAAAGTTGCAGACCATCGTGGATGCGGGCCGTTTCGGCCCCACCGGCGGTAATGCGCAGACTAACCATTTCTTCGTGATTTCGGATGCGGCGGTGATTGCAAAGCTCAAGGAACTCGTACAGTCCGCCTTTGCCGCGATGGAACTCCGCGAAGACCTTTACAAGAGTCTCAAGAATTCCATTACGCTTGCCCGTAAGGGCAACTATTCCTTCTGCTATACCGCACCCGTGCTTATCGTGGTCGCAAACAAGAAGGAATACGGCAACAATATGGCCGATGTCGCCTGCGCCGTCGAAAACATGATGCTTGCGGCGAACGAACTCGATCTCGGCAGTTGCTACATCAATCAGCTCAAGTGGCTGAATGAAGACCCGACTTTGCTCGAATACCTGCGCTCCCTCGGCCTTAAGGAAGACGAACGCGTGTACGCTTCCGTCGCCATTGGCTATGCCGATACCGAAAGCGGCCTCCCGAACCGTACGGAATCCCCGCGCATCGGAAACGAAGTCGTATTTGTGTAA
- a CDS encoding glycoside hydrolase family 5 protein: protein MLKSILRTAAVAASISGVSFSFAETLPTANQIFEKMGFGINIGNTMEVPGNPTGWGNKFPTEAYIDSVKAAGFSTIRIPCAWDSHATNGVINESWMDSVQTVVDMCMRAGLVTVLNIHWDGGWLEGNLSDDKKDEVNAKQKAYWTQIANRFKNYNERLLFASANEPATTDDNYKHETEILMTYHQTFVDAVRATGGNNASRTLVIQGPSTSVDRTCEVMPVSKLPKDVIADRLMVEVHYYDPYTYTLMNEPADWGAIVQPQYYWGTEDLATGDDIVHNCGYNAWANAMGDPCTGDRMDDQFGKMKTNFVDKGVPVLIGEFGANDRVGVLTGDKYAKHRKGRLAYYDYLMKSAFKHKVVPVAWDTGHEGENNMTIIRRQSEPDGSVFDLEVLNIMRHAYGLADYVNNGITHVEDFASPTKIAAAKSQAANLGQIVRVGNRLEANGSITLFDMNGALVRRAANNLSLEGLPLGIYFAKCKGNLTKVNLR, encoded by the coding sequence ATGCTTAAAAGCATTCTCAGGACTGCGGCAGTGGCCGCTTCCATTTCCGGGGTTTCGTTCTCGTTCGCCGAGACGCTCCCTACTGCAAATCAAATTTTCGAGAAGATGGGTTTCGGCATCAACATCGGTAATACGATGGAAGTGCCGGGGAATCCGACCGGTTGGGGCAACAAGTTCCCGACCGAAGCCTATATCGATTCGGTCAAGGCGGCGGGCTTTAGCACTATTCGCATTCCGTGCGCTTGGGATAGTCATGCGACAAACGGCGTAATTAACGAAAGTTGGATGGATTCGGTGCAGACGGTCGTGGACATGTGCATGCGCGCAGGACTAGTGACCGTCTTGAATATTCACTGGGATGGCGGCTGGCTCGAGGGCAACTTGAGCGACGACAAGAAAGACGAAGTGAATGCAAAGCAGAAGGCTTACTGGACGCAGATTGCAAACCGCTTCAAGAACTATAACGAGCGCCTGCTTTTCGCGAGTGCGAACGAGCCTGCGACTACCGATGACAATTACAAGCACGAAACCGAAATTCTCATGACATACCACCAGACCTTTGTGGATGCCGTGCGCGCCACCGGTGGCAACAATGCAAGCCGTACGCTCGTGATTCAAGGACCGTCGACAAGCGTGGACCGCACTTGCGAAGTCATGCCTGTTTCTAAACTGCCGAAGGACGTGATTGCGGACCGCCTGATGGTCGAGGTGCATTACTACGATCCGTACACTTACACGCTCATGAACGAGCCTGCCGATTGGGGCGCAATCGTGCAACCGCAGTATTACTGGGGTACAGAAGACTTGGCGACTGGCGATGACATCGTACACAACTGCGGCTATAATGCTTGGGCAAATGCCATGGGCGATCCCTGTACAGGCGACCGCATGGACGACCAGTTCGGCAAAATGAAGACGAACTTTGTCGACAAGGGAGTTCCTGTCTTAATCGGCGAATTCGGCGCGAACGACCGCGTGGGAGTTCTGACGGGCGACAAGTATGCCAAGCATCGCAAGGGGCGCCTTGCGTATTATGACTACTTGATGAAATCTGCCTTCAAGCACAAGGTGGTGCCTGTCGCCTGGGATACGGGCCACGAGGGCGAAAACAATATGACGATTATCCGCAGGCAATCGGAACCCGACGGCTCCGTGTTCGATCTGGAAGTTCTGAACATCATGCGTCACGCTTATGGGCTTGCCGATTACGTGAATAACGGAATCACGCATGTCGAAGACTTTGCCAGTCCGACAAAGATTGCTGCGGCGAAGTCGCAGGCCGCAAATTTGGGCCAAATTGTCCGTGTGGGTAATCGTCTCGAAGCGAACGGTAGTATTACTTTGTTTGACATGAACGGTGCGTTGGTGCGCCGCGCTGCCAATAACCTCTCGCTTGAAGGCCTTCCGCTTGGCATCTATTTTGCTAAGTGCAAGGGTAACTTGACTAAGGTAAATCTTAGATAA
- a CDS encoding InlB B-repeat-containing protein: MLLAAVSANAYTINYNLNGGVNNPENPESYDEVAGRFDLKDPSREGYSFLGWYIEFSEGVDVPPNMYYGEYQDYSMYVLANYLGSFSVYARWGLIPQTPQQDERGCYLIYTAEELYGIATVSIADSTAFSKKDDYKFEGCVSLQNDIVVNENLLDSTGNLSREDYVWWIPLKFKGTFEGNGYKISGLRGGDGFFVTLGDENDVWGKNVTVVRNLGVTDSYFSGSDASGIVGKVVGLVQMTNVYADVSIQGLRSTVASSTPAADSVQFEIHYVLNGGENSELNPASYVKGDSAIVLADPQKENDEFEGWFLDEDFTQRIDTIKTEHYGDWTLYAKWKSYFVVDIEMNGGQFYNGTEFYKPHVVKWSADSAAYVLGKAYWSGFEFAGWYADSLLEEEITEIPAGNTEDLTVYAKWNTTEYTITYHMNGGENNLENLTAFNAADVGFEYKTPTREGAKFYRWTPEKLSYYSAVQLTEKKSVDLFAEWTPAPQMPAQDTTGCYHLKNKEELYWFAGLVNGTLDSIERNPKACASLDSDIVINENIWQDSALNLDDSLTYFVWDAIWDYEGVFSGNGHSITGLLANSSCGDEHLFAGMFCNVSNHKNVVNVKVNGSYVQEFGYIDNFVITGGTMPVQPTHQGEWRAVVGGKSVSLFGLAPGKMLFVYDLQGRLLRRERTEPMMLMDFMDAGKFLIRYGNETRAVTIR; this comes from the coding sequence ATGCTGTTAGCCGCAGTGTCGGCTAACGCCTACACGATTAATTATAATCTGAACGGCGGCGTGAACAATCCTGAAAATCCCGAAAGCTATGACGAAGTCGCAGGCCGCTTCGACTTGAAAGATCCTTCTCGCGAAGGCTATTCTTTTTTGGGTTGGTATATTGAATTTTCCGAAGGCGTAGATGTTCCGCCCAACATGTACTACGGGGAATATCAAGATTATTCCATGTATGTACTGGCAAACTACCTCGGCAGCTTTAGCGTGTATGCCAGATGGGGACTCATTCCGCAGACTCCGCAACAAGATGAACGCGGCTGCTACCTGATCTATACGGCCGAAGAACTTTACGGCATTGCAACCGTTTCGATTGCCGATTCAACGGCGTTCTCCAAAAAAGACGATTATAAATTCGAAGGTTGCGTTTCTCTCCAGAACGATATCGTGGTGAACGAGAATCTTCTAGATTCCACCGGCAATTTGTCCAGGGAAGATTATGTGTGGTGGATTCCTTTGAAGTTCAAGGGAACCTTTGAAGGCAATGGCTACAAGATTTCTGGCTTGCGCGGCGGTGACGGATTCTTTGTAACTCTCGGCGACGAAAACGATGTGTGGGGCAAGAATGTCACGGTCGTAAGGAACCTGGGCGTTACGGATTCTTATTTCTCGGGCAGCGATGCTAGCGGAATTGTAGGCAAAGTCGTTGGCCTTGTCCAGATGACGAATGTCTATGCCGATGTCTCTATTCAAGGCTTGCGTTCTACGGTCGCAAGCAGCACTCCCGCAGCCGACAGCGTCCAGTTTGAAATTCACTACGTCTTGAACGGAGGCGAAAACAGCGAACTGAATCCGGCCAGCTATGTCAAGGGCGATTCTGCCATCGTTCTTGCCGACCCGCAAAAAGAAAACGACGAATTCGAAGGCTGGTTCTTGGACGAAGACTTTACGCAGAGAATCGATACCATCAAGACGGAACATTACGGCGATTGGACTCTCTATGCGAAATGGAAGAGCTACTTTGTCGTCGACATCGAAATGAACGGCGGCCAGTTCTATAACGGCACCGAATTCTACAAGCCCCATGTAGTCAAGTGGTCGGCGGATTCTGCGGCCTATGTGCTGGGGAAGGCTTACTGGTCCGGCTTTGAATTTGCGGGTTGGTATGCGGACTCGCTTTTGGAAGAAGAGATTACGGAAATCCCCGCCGGCAATACTGAAGACCTTACGGTTTATGCCAAGTGGAATACGACGGAATATACCATCACGTACCACATGAACGGTGGCGAAAATAACTTGGAAAACTTGACCGCGTTTAACGCAGCCGATGTCGGTTTTGAATACAAGACTCCTACTCGCGAAGGAGCGAAATTTTATCGCTGGACACCGGAAAAACTCAGCTACTATTCGGCGGTTCAGTTGACAGAGAAGAAAAGCGTCGATCTGTTTGCGGAATGGACTCCGGCTCCGCAGATGCCCGCACAAGATACAACGGGTTGCTACCATTTAAAGAACAAGGAAGAACTTTATTGGTTCGCGGGCCTTGTCAACGGCACCTTGGATAGCATCGAGCGCAATCCCAAGGCATGCGCCTCGCTCGACTCCGACATTGTCATCAACGAAAATATATGGCAGGATTCCGCGTTGAATCTCGACGACTCGCTGACCTATTTCGTGTGGGACGCCATCTGGGATTACGAAGGCGTGTTCTCGGGCAATGGCCATTCCATTACGGGCTTACTGGCGAACAGCAGCTGCGGTGACGAACACCTGTTCGCGGGAATGTTCTGCAACGTGAGCAATCACAAGAATGTCGTGAACGTCAAGGTCAATGGTTCCTATGTCCAGGAATTTGGCTACATTGACAACTTCGTCATTACCGGCGGTACCATGCCTGTGCAGCCGACGCACCAAGGCGAATGGCGCGCCGTGGTGGGTGGCAAGAGCGTGAGCCTGTTCGGACTTGCTCCGGGCAAGATGCTTTTCGTGTACGACTTGCAGGGCCGCCTGCTTCGCCGCGAAAGAACGGAACCCATGATGCTCATGGACTTTATGGATGCCGGCAAGTTCCTGATCCGCTACGGAAACGAAACTCGCGCTGTCACGATCCGCTAA
- the folE gene encoding GTP cyclohydrolase I FolE: protein MMDFKKMEDGFRMILEGMGENPNREGLIDTPKRVAKMYAELMTGLSGETRAEDILKTRFHEKYDEMIIVPDIEFASMCEHHFLPFTGKAHVAYIPGDCVVGLSKIPRVVEFYARFPQIQERMTRQIAELIQKELNPKGVAVVLEASHMCMTMRGVKKPGATMVTTQLLGRFKTDEKTRAEFMSRIYAPR, encoded by the coding sequence ATGATGGATTTTAAGAAAATGGAAGACGGCTTCCGGATGATTCTGGAAGGCATGGGCGAAAACCCGAATCGCGAAGGTCTTATCGATACGCCCAAGCGTGTCGCCAAGATGTACGCCGAACTCATGACGGGCCTTTCGGGCGAGACACGTGCCGAAGACATTCTCAAGACTCGCTTTCACGAAAAGTACGATGAAATGATTATCGTGCCGGATATCGAGTTTGCAAGCATGTGCGAACACCATTTTCTTCCGTTCACGGGCAAGGCGCATGTGGCCTACATTCCGGGCGATTGCGTCGTTGGCCTTTCCAAGATTCCGCGCGTGGTAGAATTCTATGCTCGCTTCCCGCAGATTCAGGAACGCATGACGCGCCAGATTGCAGAACTCATCCAGAAGGAATTGAATCCGAAGGGCGTCGCGGTTGTTTTGGAAGCGTCTCACATGTGCATGACCATGCGCGGCGTCAAGAAGCCGGGTGCAACCATGGTGACCACACAGCTTTTGGGCCGATTCAAGACTGACGAAAAGACTCGCGCCGAATTCATGTCCAGGATTTACGCTCCTAGGTAA
- a CDS encoding alpha/beta hydrolase, translating into MKSKYFKNLAKGLVVAGAAFALVNCGDAADQVNNAVAEAQQQYQDQQQGGGLATDPATNPSQTVTDPAQQGTVTPVDPADPNATPTDPNQGVTDPTLPADSTQTAQPADTTAQVIPPEELCLSSSLPDACGPGTNPLPTSSATVDPVASSASAEPAQSSSSEAVKPASSSSEAVKPASSSSSEQVVSSSSAAPKGVFLASGKEEEKDQLQVEYKTDTGWDRGGILAYPKQLSNDQKHAVVVWGPGGGTKPGAYEGMIRRLASHGFVVIALKESPGDASQAIKAIDWMDRQNKDSNSPLYNKLDLNTVGCSGHSMGGLESEQAVIKDKRVLTAFLNNSGDWNGNGANKVPTDRSIAILYGEVGMEKDNAKNDYNNQGVRAPACLIEMNGGPRNSEGGYGHGSGSWDGMAATVAWMRWHLGGETERKADFVGSTGKYIDGSIIGKQGHWKTQCKNF; encoded by the coding sequence ATGAAATCGAAATATTTCAAGAATTTGGCAAAGGGCCTGGTGGTTGCAGGCGCTGCCTTTGCTTTGGTCAACTGCGGCGATGCTGCGGATCAAGTCAATAACGCCGTTGCTGAAGCCCAGCAACAGTACCAGGATCAGCAACAGGGCGGTGGCTTGGCCACTGATCCGGCTACAAATCCCTCACAGACGGTGACTGACCCTGCACAACAGGGGACCGTTACTCCTGTGGATCCGGCAGACCCGAATGCGACTCCGACAGATCCGAATCAGGGTGTGACTGACCCCACTCTGCCTGCAGATTCTACGCAGACTGCTCAGCCCGCAGACACGACTGCCCAGGTGATTCCCCCCGAAGAACTTTGTTTGTCATCTAGCTTGCCCGATGCTTGTGGACCAGGAACGAATCCGCTTCCGACCAGCAGCGCAACAGTTGATCCCGTTGCAAGCAGTGCATCTGCAGAACCTGCTCAGTCCAGCTCCAGCGAAGCCGTAAAGCCGGCCTCCAGCTCTAGCGAAGCAGTCAAGCCCGCCTCCAGCTCTTCTAGCGAACAGGTTGTGTCTTCTTCTAGTGCAGCTCCCAAGGGCGTGTTCCTTGCCAGCGGTAAGGAAGAAGAAAAGGACCAATTGCAGGTCGAATACAAGACGGATACCGGTTGGGATCGCGGTGGCATTCTCGCTTACCCGAAACAGCTTTCTAACGACCAGAAGCACGCCGTCGTGGTGTGGGGCCCGGGTGGTGGTACTAAACCGGGTGCCTACGAAGGCATGATTCGCCGCCTCGCTTCTCACGGCTTTGTGGTGATTGCCCTAAAGGAATCTCCGGGTGATGCTTCTCAGGCTATCAAGGCGATTGACTGGATGGATCGGCAGAACAAGGATTCCAACAGCCCGCTTTACAACAAGCTTGATTTGAACACTGTCGGATGCTCCGGCCACTCCATGGGCGGCCTCGAATCCGAACAGGCCGTCATTAAGGACAAGCGCGTTCTTACCGCATTCCTGAACAACAGTGGCGACTGGAATGGCAACGGTGCGAACAAGGTTCCGACCGATCGCTCCATCGCAATCCTTTACGGCGAAGTTGGTATGGAAAAGGACAACGCCAAGAATGACTATAACAACCAGGGCGTTCGCGCTCCTGCCTGCCTTATCGAAATGAATGGCGGTCCGAGAAACAGTGAAGGTGGCTATGGCCACGGTTCCGGTTCTTGGGATGGCATGGCTGCAACGGTTGCTTGGATGCGCTGGCATCTCGGTGGCGAAACCGAACGCAAGGCCGACTTCGTTGGTTCCACTGGCAAGTATATTGATGGCAGCATCATCGGTAAGCAGGGCCATTGGAAAACCCAGTGCAAGAATTTCTAA